One part of the Lotus japonicus ecotype B-129 chromosome 2, LjGifu_v1.2 genome encodes these proteins:
- the LOC130739167 gene encoding putative glutamine amidotransferase GAT1_2.1 yields the protein MQPFIHHSSSSPNTLLSFITTTTTTMSSDLSVILPRVLIVSRRTVRKNKFVDFVGEYHLDLIVSYGAVPVIVPRVSGVHMLLSSFEPIHGVLLCEGEDIDPVWYEHDSMASGLSHEELDEIRRLHASDTAIDKEKDSIELSLAKLCLERNIPYMGICRGSQVLNVACGGSLYQDIGKELSTKVMHINYDDYDGHRHGVKVVENTPLFHWFKDSLEDGEIEIKVNSYHHQGVKRLAQRFVPMAFAPDGLIEGFYDPDAYNPDEGKFIMGLQFHPERMRKPDSEEFDYPGCPFAYKEFVKAVVAYQKRLNSLTSVPKALRLNKEMENKRKIIVRSFSLAKNMYTMGREKCSSKESDLEAGAEFLESNTALSVQQEKRLKQMGATVRNAGSYVERLKLNEEREKMARNVMGKMSVEQLSDLLSFYHTMGQICSQVMEKKIEIVVNDFSS from the exons ATGCAACCATTCAttcatcattcttcttcttctccaaacaCATTACTCTcattcatcaccaccaccaccaccaccatgtcTTCCGATCTCTCCGTCATTCTCCCCCGCGTCCTCATCGTTTCTCGCCGCACCGTTCGCAAAAACAAGTTCGTCGATTTCGTCG GCGAGTACCACCTTGATCTCATCGTCAGCTACGGCGCCGTCCCCGTCATCGTCCCCCGCGTCTCCGGCGTCCACATGCTCCTCAGCAGCTTCGAGCCAATCCACGGCGTTCTCCTCTGCGAAGGCGAAGACATCGACCCCGTTTGGTACGAGCACGACAGCATGGCTTCCGGTCTCTCGCACGAAGAATTGGACGAAATCCGCCGCCTCCACGCCAGCGACACCGCCATTGACAAAGAGAAGGATTCAATCGAGCTAAGCCTCGCTAAGCTCTGCCTCGAACGGAACATTCCCTACATGGGTATTTGCAGAGGCTCTCAGGTTCTCAATGTTGCTTGTGGCGGTTCTTTGTATCAGGATATTGGGAAAGAGCTTTCTACCAAGGTGATGCATATCAACTATGATGATTATGATGGGCATAGGCATGGGGTGAAGGTTGTTGAGAATACTCCTCTGTTTCATTGGTTTAAGGATTCTTTGGAAGATGGGGAGATAGAGATAAAGGTTAATAGCTATCATCATCAGGGGGTTAAGCGATTGGCGCAACGGTTTGTGCCAATGGCTTTTGCCCCTGATGGTTTGATTGAAGGATTTTATGACCCTGATGCTTATAATCCTGATGAGGGGAAGTTCATCATGGGGTTGCAGTTTCACCCTGAGAGAATGAGAAAGCCTGATTCTGAGGAATTTGATTATCCTGGATGCCCTTTTGCTTACAAG GAATTTGTGAAGGCAGTGGTTGCTTATCAAAAGAGGCTGAATAGTTTGACATCTGTGCCAAAGGCTTTGAGACTCAACAAGGAAATGGAGAACAAAAGGAAAATCATAGTGCGTAGCTTTTCACTTGCTAAGAACATGTACACCATGGGACGTGAGAAGTGTTCTTCCAAAGAGTCTGATCTTGAAGCTGGAGCTGAATTTCTTGAG TCAAATACAGCTTTGAGTGTGCAGCAAGAGAAACGGTTGAAGCAAATGGGAGCAACAGTTAGGAATGCAGGGTCATATGTTGAGAGGCTGAAGCTGAATGAGGAAAGAGAGAAGATGGCAAGGAATGTGATGGGGAAAATGTCGGTGGAGCAATTGTCTGACTTGCTTTCTTTCTACCACACTATGGGGCAGATTTGTTCTCAAGTGATGGAAAAGAAGATAGAGATAGTTGTGAATGACTTCAGCTCATGA
- the LOC130739168 gene encoding uncharacterized protein LOC130739168 produces the protein MLKSLSLTHLSSLLPHTRPMFSSTSRLLCHCQFLHLPPSSPFTKPQCSRFLSTNPTPYPLQYEMIINRPDTPQTRRRPVRQNANDAPSEPDQPDDSLQGWASGKLASDAELDRPGSSKLELDKAKRKYYNKRRKRMYGSDSEDEGRRHEDGFVELKPEVVELPTMHKREEELYFYDAFAYPWEKEKHYKMVYQLEKKYFPDQCLDKAFVEPGQVSSSANVSGKGKGKSRVGGVVKGEKKDEEVDGVGDDRLVFFEEKKEVKEKGKDLTEKKVEEFFKGLKKAPGKDGQVDEAGEPYFSSRRAGLPPTWDGPHGTVLLVNKPKGWTSFTVCGKLRRIVKVKKVGHAGTLDPMATGLLIVCIGKATKVVDRYQGMVKGYSGVFRLGEATSTWDADSPVIQREPWEHIKDEDIKKKALSFCGEIWQVPPMFSAIKVGGEKMYEKARRGESIELSPRRISIFQFDIERSLDDRQNLIFRVTCSKGTYIRSLCADLGKALGSCAHLTALRRDSIGQYSADDAWEFQELEEAITKSYL, from the exons ATGCTCAAATCACTCTCTCTAACCCACCTCTCTTCTCTCTTACCCCACACTCGTCCCATGTTCTCTTCCACTTCCAGATTGCTCTGTCACTGCCAATTCCTCCATCTACCTCCATCATCGCCATTCACCAAACCACAATGCTCCAGATTCCTCTCCACCAATCCCACCCCATACCCACTCCAATACGAGATGATCATCAACCGCCCCGACACCCCACAAACTCGCCGACGACCTGTTCGACAAAATGCCAATGACGCCCCTTCCGAACCGGACCAACCCGACGACTCGCTGCAGGGATGGGCCAGCGGTAAACTAGCTTCAGACGCCGAATTGGACCGACCCGGGTCGTCGAAATTGGAACTTGACAAGGCTAAGAGGAAGTACTACAATAAGCGGAGGAAGAGGATGTATGGGTCGGATTCTGAGGATGAGGGGAGGAGGCATGAGGATGGGTTCGTGGAGCTAAAACCGGAGGTTGTGGAGCTTCCTACAATGCACAAGAGGGAGGAGGAGTTGTATTTCTATGATGCATTTGCTTATCCGTGGGAGAAGGAGAAGCATTACAAGATGGTTTATCAGTTGGAGAAGAAGTATTTCCCTGATCAGTGTCTTGATAAGGCGTTTGTCGAACCGGGGCAGGTGAGTTCGAGTGCAAATGTGAGTGGTAAGGGGAAGGGTAAGAGCAGAGTTGGTGGGGTTGTTAAGGGGGAGAAGAAAGATGAGGAGGTTGATGGTGTTGGTGATGACAGGTTGGTGTTTTTTGAGGAGAAAAAGGAAGTGAAAGAAAAGGGTAAGGATCTTACCGAGAAGAAGGTTGAGGAGTTCTTTAAGGGTTTGAAGAAAGCTCCTGGTAAGGATGGTCAAGTTGATGAGGCAGGGGAGCCATATTTTTCTTCAAGGAGGGCTGGACTCCCTCCCACTTGGGATGGTCCACATGGCACCGTGCTTTTGGTGAACAAACCCAAAG GTTGGACTTCATTCACAGTTTGTGGAAAGCTGCGTCGCATTGTCAAAGTGAAAAAG GTAGGCCATGCTGGAACTCTTGACCCAATGGCTACTGGTTTATTGATCGTTTGTATTGGCAAAGCAACAAAAGTGGTAGACAG ATATCAAGGGATGGTTAAGGGTTATAGTGGGGTTTTCCGCTTAGGTGAGGCTACTTCAACATGGGATGCTGATTCGCCA GTCATTCAACGCGAGCCATGGGAGCACATCAAAGATGAGGACATAAAGAAAAAAGCTCTGTCCTTTTGTGGGGAGATTTGGCAAGTTCCTCCGATGTTCTCAGCTATTAAA GTGGGAGGTGAAAAGATGTATGAGAAAGCAAGAAGAGGAGAAAGCATTGAACTTTCGCCTAGAAGAATTTCAATATTCCAGTTTGACATAGAGCGTAGCTTGGATGACAG acaaaatttgatttttagaGTAACATGTTCAAAAGGAACATATATTCGGTCACTCTGCGCCGATTTGGGGAAGGCCCTTGGCAG CTGCGCCCATTTAACTGCTCTCCGAAGAGATTCAATCG GGCAATATTCAGCTGATGATGCATGGGAATTTCAAGAATTGGAAGAGGCTATTACCAAAAGTTATCTCTAA